The following coding sequences are from one Saccharomyces eubayanus strain FM1318 chromosome VII, whole genome shotgun sequence window:
- the PEF1 gene encoding Pef1p → MCAKKLKYAAGDDFVRYATPKEAMEETRREFDKERQRQQQMKAAPPPPPPPSNTRIHSAPIPLQNQYLKNRVESGHQSYGSPQNYSPRHTKVPIDPRYNNTVQKPASRPIPPQPKHYNSAASSSLRIASPASVHNPQVPASTAPFDSKEDLRDMQVAVQLFHNHDIKGKNRLTAEELQNLLQNDDNSHFCISSVDALINLFGASRFGTVNQAEFISLYKRVKSWRKIYVDNDINGSLTISVSEFHNSLQELGYLIPFEVSEKTFDQYAEFINRSGTGKELKFDKFVEALVWLMRLTKLFRKFDTNQEGIATIQYKDFIDSTLYLGRFLPH, encoded by the coding sequence ATGTGTGCGAAAAAGCTCAAGTATGCTGCCGGAGATGACTTTGTACGTTACGCAACGCCTAAAGAGGCCATGGAAGAAACCCGACGTGAATTTGACAAAGAGAGACAAAGGCAACAACAAATGAAAGCCGctccaccaccaccaccaccaccgtCTAACACTAGAATCCATTCGGCTCCAATTCCTCTCCAAAATCAGTACCTCAAAAACCGGGTTGAGAGCGGACACCAATCTTACGGCTCTCCCCAAAATTACTCTCCTAGACATACGAAAGTACCTATTGATCCTAGATATAATAACACGGTACAGAAACCGGCCAGTAGGCCTATCCCCCCACAACCGAAGCATTATAACAGTGCAGCCTCATCCTCTCTACGCATAGCCTCCCCTGCATCAGTGCATAACCCACAAGTACCGGCCTCAACTGCTCCTTTTGATAGTAAAGAAGATCTGAGAGATATGCAGGTAGCCGTTCAGCTGTTTCACAACCATGACATTAAGGGCAAAAATCGACTGACAGCAGAAGAGTTACAAAACTTATTACAAAACGATGACAATTCTCATTTTTGTATATCATCAGTGGATGCCCTAATAAATCTATTTGGTGCTTCAAGGTTTGGCACTGTGAACCAGGCGGAATTCATCTCTTTATACAAACGAGTGAAGAGTTGGAGAAAAATCTATGTGGATAACGACATCAATGGATCACTCACCATTTCTGTAAGTGAATTTCATAATTCACTTCAAGAATTGGGTTATCTGATACCTTTTGAAGTCAGTGAGAAAACATTTGATCAGTATGCTGAGTTTATAAATAGAAGCGGGACAGGCAAAGAACTAAAATTCGACAAGTTTGTGGAGGCATTAGTTTGGCTAATGAGATTAACAAAATTATTTAGGAAGTTCGATACTAATCAAGAAGGTATTGCAACCATACAATACAAAGATTTTATCGATTCTACATTGTATTTGGGCCGTTTCTTACCACACTGA
- the ERG25 gene encoding methylsterol monooxygenase — protein MSAVFNNATLSGLVQAGTFSQTLQNVAHYQPHLNFMEKYWAAWYTYMNNDVLATGLMFFLLHEFMYFFRCLPWFIIDQIPYFRRWKLQPTKIPSAKEQLYCLKSVLLSHFLVEAIPIWTFHPMCEKLGITVEVPFPSIKKMALEIGLFFVLEDTWHYWAHRLFHYGVFYKYIHKQHHRYAAPFGLSAEYAHPAETLSLGFGTVGMPILYVMYTGHLHLFTLCVWITMRLFQAVDSHSGYDFPWSLNKVMPFWAGAEHHDLHHHYFIGNYASSFRWWDYCLDTESGPEAKASREERMKKRAETNAQKKTN, from the coding sequence atgtctGCCGTTTTCAATAACGCTACTCTTTCAGGTCTGGTCCAAGCTGGCACCTTTTCCCAGACTTTACAAAATGTCGCGCACTACCAACCTCATTTAAATTTCATGGAAAAGTACTGGGCTGCCTGGTACACTTACATGAACAACGATGTCTTGGCCACCGGTCTAATGTTCTTCTTATTGCATGAATTCATGTACTTTTTCAGATGTTTGCCATGGTTCATAATCGACCAAATTCCATACTTTAGAAGATGGAAGTTACAACCAACCAAGATTCCAAGTGCTAAAGAACAACTATACTGTTTGAAGTCTGTTCTTCTATCTCATTTCTTGGTCGAAGCTATTCCTATCTGGACATTCCACCCAATGTGTGAAAAATTAGGTATTACCGTCGAAGTCCCATTCCCatctattaaaaaaatggctTTAGAAATCGGTCTATTCTTCGTCTTAGAAGACACATGGCATTACTGGGCTCACCGTCTGTTCCATTACGGTGTCTTCTACAAGTACATTCACAAGCAACATCACAGATATGCCGCTCCATTCGGTCTATCCGCTGAATACGCTCACCCTGCTGAAACTCTATCTCTAGGTTTCGGTACCGTCGGTATGCCAATTCTATACGTCATGTACACCGGTCACTTACATTTGTTCACTCTATGTGTATGGATCACTATGAGATTATTCCAAGCTGTTGACTCTCATTCCGGTTACGATTTCCCATGGTCTTTGAACAAGGTCATGCCATTCTGGGCCGGTGCCGAACACCACGATTTGCATCACCACTACTTCATCGGTAACTACGCCTCTTCTTTCAGATGGTGGGATTACTGTCTAGACACCGAGTCTGGTCCAGAAGCAAAGGCTTccagagaagaaagaatgaagaagagagcTGAAACTAACgctcaaaagaaaactaacTAA
- the SPR3 gene encoding septin SPR3 → MKSKEGRLPTDCPVEFSQIITGFSEEAKVHKQSSQGKHVDQYQTKSPKSRSIRQRSSSFVNGKCKSKETPLSENYGVDEMNSNLDGRNIGIRNLPHQRELLNAKNGIHFTVMVAGQSGLGKTTFINSLFATSLINDNIKENRPIVRYKNIIEGDGTHLRFGVIDTPGFGNDMDNAFTWRTMVNYIDEEIRSYIFQEEQPDRTKMIDDRVHCCLYFLKPSNKGIDALDVLTMKELARRVNLIPIIAKADLLTKHELSIFKMEIREIIRVQNISVCCFFDNNILDATKDIFQKFPFSIIASKEYVLNKKGEKVKGREYKWGTVEIENEKHCDFKILQKILFDWHLIDFVESTEDYYEKCRSEMLRTRLLKARDCLTTNTVEITDEQRKFLQEEMNFEDIEENKLKNYKCYEIINKVIMDKVATEWDPEFITRQLEAKKRFNDISNQEILKIKEWKKSLFMKQENFNQEIEELNHNLENLQLECQDLEYRLLMDKSSNHHSTDSATLVNVHIKR, encoded by the coding sequence ATGAAATCAAAGGAGGGTAGGCTGCCAACAGATTGTCCCGTTGAGTTTTCCCAAATAATCACTGGATTTTCTGAGGAGGCCAAAGTACATAAACAAAGTTCTCAAGGAAAACACGTGGATCAGtatcaaacaaaaagcCCTAAATCAAGAAGTATTAGACAGAGatcatcatcttttgtAAACGGTAAGtgcaaaagcaaagaaactCCATTGTCAGAAAATTATGGTGTAGACGaaatgaattcaaatttaGACGGCCGAAATATTGGGATTAGAAATTTGCCACACCAGCGCGAGTTGTTGAATGCCAAGAATGGAATCCACTTTACAGTGATGGTCGCAGGTCAAAGCGGGTTGGGCAAAACAACATTCATTAATTCCCTGTTCGCTACCTCCTTGATTAACGacaatatcaaagaaaataggCCTATCGTTCgttataaaaatattatcgAAGGTGACGGAACACACCTTAGATTTGGGGTCATTGATACTCCTGGCTTTGGGAATGATATGGACAATGCGTTCACATGGAGAACAATGGTCAACTATATTGACGAGGAAATAAGGTCctatatttttcaagaggAACAGCCAGATAGGACAAAAATGATAGACGATAGAGTTCATTGTTGCCTGTATTTTCTGAAGCCTTCCAATAAAGGCATTGATGCATTGGATGTTTTAACAATGAAAGAATTAGCAAGAAGGGTTAATCTAATTCCAATTATTGCAAAAGCAGACTTATTGACTAAACATGAACTAAGTATTTTTAAAATGGAAATTAGAGAAATTATAAGAGTACAGAATATTTCcgtttgttgtttttttgataacaATATTCTAGATGCAACaaaagatattttccaGAAGTTTCCATTTAGTATAATTGCGTCTAAAGAGTATGtgttaaataaaaagggCGAGAAAGTTAAAGGGAGAGAATATAAGTGGGGGACTGTTGAAATCGAGAACGAAAAGCATTGTGATTTTAAAATTCTACAAAAGATTCTTTTCGACTGGCATCTGATCGACTTTGTAGAAAGTACTGAAGATTATTACGAAAAGTGTAGATCTGAAATGTTAAGAACAAGGTTATTAAAAGCCAGAGACTGTCTAACCACCAACACGGTTGAAATAACGGATGAACAGAGAAAGTTTTTGCAAGAGGAGATGAACTTTGAAGACATTGAAGagaacaaattgaaaaattataaatGCTATGAAATAATCAATAAAGTGATTATGGATAAAGTGGCTACAGAATGGGACCCTGAATTTATAACCAGACAGCTAGAGGCCAAGAAAAGGTTCAACGATATTTCCAACCAAGAGATTCTCAAGATTAAggaatggaaaaaaagccTATTTATGAAACAGGAAAACTTCAATCAAGAAATCGAAGAACTGAATCATAATTTGGAGAACTTACAATTGGAATGTCAAGATTTAGAATACAGGTTACTAATGGATAAGAGTTCCAACCATCATTCAACGGATAGTGCTACTTTAGTGAACGTTCACATCAAGAGATGA
- the LST7 gene encoding Lst7p, with amino-acid sequence MSSMVISLAHFCDKHGPRIISVTQSAEKGTLGEDLLVPDYPTDSYCESCLLQFPEESTRSMRCFIEDVPFITTQYSSIRYQLLNSIIKRAFSEETMIYDNMPFIYFDDLRGLNLVIGFKLYDENARGNERRYCFILTVDSRNHDESMKMLSENWNFIIGGFDKMITYIKSIHKSEFMGKNQKKEDKLETLNNNAFIGSYLRANKSKIGRNLVSLTNDKFLFVRIHKWNSFLLHALMKEDK; translated from the coding sequence ATGTCTTCGATGGTGATTTCATTGGCTCATTTCTGTGACAAACATGGCCCAAGGATCATATCGGTAACACAATCTGCAGAAAAGGGAACATTAGGTGAAGACTTATTAGTACCTGATTATCCAACAGACTCTTACTGTGAGTCATGTCTTTTACAGTTCCCTGAAGAATCAACGAGATCGATGAGATGCTTCATTGAAGATGTCCCATTCATAACTACCCAATACTCTTCTATACGGTACCAATTGCTGAATTCCATAATTAAAAGAGCTTTTTCCGAAGAGACAATGATCTATGATAATATGCCATTCAtatattttgatgatttgcGAGGATTGAACTTGGTGATAGGTTTCAAACTGTATGATGAGAATGCTAGGGGTAACGAGAGAAGGTATTGCTTCATTTTGACAGTGGATTCCAGAAATCACGATGAATCTATGAAAATGTTAAGTGAAAACTGGAACTTTATTATTGGCGGGTTCGATAAAATGATCACTTACATCAAAAGCATTCACAAAAGTGAATTTATGgggaaaaatcaaaagaaagaagataaaCTAGAAACCTTGAATAATAACGCGTTTATTGGTTCGTATTTGCGTGCGAATAAGTCTAAAATCGGTCGTAATTTAGTGTCCCTTACAAACgacaaatttttgtttgttcgGATACACAAGTGgaattcatttttattgCATGCGCTTatgaaagaagataaaTGA
- the ADE6 gene encoding phosphoribosylformylglycinamidine synthase, with protein MTDYILPGPKALSQFRVDNLIKDINSYTNSTSVINELRSCYIHYVNGIAQNLSEQDTKLLEVLLTYDSALDIANDPLARQLNDAVANNLTSSALGEDTYLIRVVPRPGTISPWSSKATNIAHVCGLQDRVERIERGVALLIKTVPGFPLLENLNDVSLKCVYDRMTQQLFLTEPPNTMDIFTHDEPKPLVHVPLTPTDTKQSPKDILSKANVKLGLALDGGEMEYLIHAFVETMKRDPTDVELFMFAQVNSEHCRHKIFNADWTIDGLKQQFTLFQMIRNTHKLNPEYTISAYSDNAAVLDSENDAFFFAPNSTTKEWTSLKEKVPLLIKVETHNHPTAVSPFPGAATGSGGEIRDEGATGRGSKTKCGLSGFSVSDLLIPGNEQPWELNIGKPYHIASALDIMIEAPLGSAAFNNEFGRPCINGYFRTLTTKVLNHQGKEEIRGFHKPIMLAGGLGTVRPQFALKNTPITPGSCLIVLGGQSMLIGLGGGAASSIASGEGSADLDFASVQRGNPEMERRCQQVIDACVALGNNNPIQSIHDVGAGGLSNALPELVHDNDLGAKFDIRKVLSLEPGMSPMEIWCNESQERYVLGVSPQDLSIFEDICQRERAPFAVVGHATAEQKLIVEDPLLKTTPIDLEMPILFGKPPKMSREAITEPLSLPEANLAEIPSLQDAIERVLNLPTVGSKSFLITIGDRSVTGLIDRDQFVGPWQVPVADVGVTGTSLGETIISSGEALAMGEKPVNALISAAASAKLSVAESLLNIFAADVKSLQHIKLSANWMSPASHQGEGSKLYEAVQALGMDLCPALGIAIPVGKDSMSMKMKWDDKEVTAPLSLNITAFAPVSNTSKTWTPLLKESAKDSVLVLVDLSVKQETKSLGASALLQVYNQVGNKSPTVHDNVILKGFLKSLIQLHQENDNIVLAYHDRSDGGLLVTLLEMAFASRCGLEINIDGENLESQLTNLFNEELGAVFQVSSKNLSKFENILKDNGVAKEYISVVGKPSFQSQEIKIVDSKGGDVIYTNTRSELEQTWSKTSYEMQKLRDNPKTAEEEFATITDDKDPGLQYALTYNPADDMKIGLELSSQRPKVAILREQGVNGQMEMAWCFQQAGFNSVDVTMTDLLEGRFHLDDFIGLAACGGFSYGDVLGAGAGWAKSVLYHEGVRSQFSKFFNERQDTFAFGACNGCQFLSRLKDIIPGCENWPSFERNISEQYEARVCMVQISQEKDNSSEESVFLNGMAGSKLPIAVAHGEGKATFSQGGDQLDKFEKDGLCCIRYVDNYGNVTERFPFNPNGSSNGIAGIKSPNGRVLAMMPHPERVCRLEANSWYPEGKYEEWGGYGPWIRLFRSARRWVG; from the coding sequence ATGACTGATTACATTTTGCCAGGCCCTAAGGCCTTATCCCAGTTCAGAGTTGACAACTTGATCAAAGATATAAATTCCTATACAAACAGCACTTCTGTTATCAATGAACTACGCTCATGTTACATCCACTATGTCAACGGCATCGCCCAAAATTTGTCTGAACAAGATACTAAATTGCTAGAGGTCTTGTTGACTTACGATTCTGCTCTAGACATTGCCAATGACCCATTAGCAAGACAACTGAACGATGCTGTCGCTAACAATCTGACTAGCTCGGCTCTTGGTGAAGACACGTATTTGATTAGAGTTGTTCCTAGACCAGGTACCATTTCTCCTTGGTCTTCAAAGGCTACCAACATTGCTCATGTATGTGGGTTGCAAGACAGAGTAGAACGTATTGAAAGAGGTGTAGCCTTATTGATTAAGACCGTTCCAGGTTTCcctcttttggaaaatttaaatGACGTTTCATTGAAATGTGTTTACGATAGAATGACCCAGCAACTGTTTTTGACTGAACCTCCAAATACAATGGACATTTTCACACATGACGAGCCAAAACCATTGGTTCATGTCCCATTAACTCCCACGGACACAAAGCAGTCTCCAAAAGACATTCTTTCTAAAGCCAATGTAAAACTAGGTTTGGCTTTAGACGGTGGAGAGATGGAGTATTTGATTCATGCCTTTGTTGAAACTATGAAGAGAGACCCAACGGATGTTGAGCTGTTTATGTTTGCTCAAGTGAACTCTGAACATTGTCGTCACAAAATCTTCAACGCCGATTGGACTATTGATGGAttaaaacaacaatttaCCTTGTTTCAAATGATTAGAAATACCCATAAATTAAACCCAGAATATACGATCAGTGCTTATTCTGATAACGCAGCAGTCTTGGACAGTGAGAATGAtgcatttttctttgcacCAAATTCTACTACAAAGGAATGGACCTctttaaaggaaaaagtcCCATTGCTTATTAAGGTGGAAACCCATAATCACCCAACAGCAGTTTCTCCTTTCCCTGGTGCCGCCACAGGTTCCGGTGGTGAAATAAGAGATGAAGGTGCTACAGGTAGAGGTTCTAAAACCAAGTGTGGGTTAAGTGGGTTCTCCGTAAGTGACCTTTTGATACCAGGCAATGAACAACCTTGGGAATTGAACATTGGTAAGCCTTACCATATTGCATCCGCACTAGATATTATGATTGAGGCCCCATTAGGTTCCGCTGCATTCAATAACGAATTTGGTAGACCTTGTATCAACGGTTACTTCAGAACCTTAACCACTAAGGTTTTGAATCATCAAGGAAAGGAGGAAATCAGAGGATTTCATAAACCAATTATGCTTGCTGGTGGGTTAGGAACAGTTAGACCTCAGtttgctttgaaaaatactcCAATCACCCCAGGTTCTTGTTTAATTGTCCTTGGTGGTCAATCTATGTTGATCGGTCTGGGTGGTGGTGCTGCTTCCTCTATTGCTTCCGGTGAAGGATCCGCTGATTTAGATTTCGCTTCTGTGCAAAGAGGAAATCCAGAAATGGAGCGCCGTTGTCAACAAGTGATTGACGCTTGTGTAGCCCTAGGCAACAACAATCCTATCCAATCCATCCATGATGTTGGTGCTGGTGGGTTATCCAATGCCTTGCCTGAGTTAGTTCACGATAATGATCTAGGTGCCAAATTTGACATTAGAAAGGTTCTTTCATTAGAACCTGGTATGTCACCAATGGAGATTTGGTGTAACGAATCTCAAGAACGTTATGTTCTTGGTGTCTCTCCTCAAGATTtgtcaatttttgaagacatATgtcaaagagaaagagctccatttgctgttgttggtCATGCTACAGCTGAACAAAAATTAATTGTTGAAGAtcctcttttgaaaacaactccaattgatttggaaatgcCAATTTTGTTTGGTAAGCCTCCAAAGATGTCAAGAGAAGCCATAACCGAGCCACTAAGTTTGCCAGAAGCAAACCTAGCCGAAATTCCATCTTTACAGGATGCCATTGAAAGAGTTTTGAACTTACCAACTGTAGGCtccaaatcatttttaatCACTATCGGTGATAGATCTGTTACAGGTCTAATTGATAGAGATCAATTTGTCGGCCCTTGGCAAGTACCTGTTGCCGATGTTGGTGTCACTGGTACATCTCTGGGTGAAACAATAATTTCTAGTGGTGAAGCATTGGCCATGGGTGAAAAACCAGTCAATGCTTTAATCTCGGCTGCTGCGTCCGCTAAATTGTCTGTAGCAGAATCgttattgaatatttttgcAGCTGACGTGAAATCCCTACAACATATTAAGCTATCCGCTAACTGGATGTCACCAGCCTCTCATCAAGGTGAAGGTTCAAAATTATACGAAGCCGTTCAAGCATTGGGTATGGACTTATGTCCTGCATTAGGCATTGCTATTCCCGTTGGTAAGGATTCTATGTctatgaaaatgaaatgggATGACAAGGAAGTCACAGCACCATTATCATTAAACATCACTGCATTTGCTCCAGTTTCTAATACTAGCAAAACATGGACTCCATTATTGAAGGAAAGCGCTAAAGATTCAGTCCTTGTATTGGTTGATTTATCCgtcaaacaagaaactaaaTCATTGGGTGCCTCTGCTTTGTTACAAGTTTACAATCAAGTTGGTAACAAATCACCCACTGTTCATGATAATGTTATCTTGAAGGGCTTCTTGAAGAGTTTGATTCAATTGCACCAAgaaaatgacaacataGTGTTGGCATATCACGATAGATCTGATGGTGGTTTACTTGTCACTTTACTAGAAATGGCCTTTGCCTCTAGATGTGGTTTGGAAATCAACATTGATGgtgaaaatttggaaagtcAATTGACCAACTTatttaatgaagaattggGTGCAGTTTTCCAAGTCTCTAGTAAGAACTTGAGTAAGTTTGAAAACATCTTGAAGGATAACGGAGTTGCGAAAGAATATATTTCAGTGGTAGGTAAGCCATCTTTCCAAAGTCAAGAAATAAAGATTGTTGATTCTAAGGGTGGCGATGTAATTTACACCAACACAAGATCTGAATTAGAACAAACTTGGAGCAAGACGTCATATGAGATGCAGAAATTGAGAGACAATCCAAAGACTGCGGAAGAAGAGTTTGCCACAATCACGGATGATAAAGACCCCGGTTTACAATATGCTTTGACTTATAACCCAGCTGATGATATGAAGATTGGATTAGAACTATCCAGTCAAAGACCTAAGGTTGCCATTTTAAGAGAGCAAGGTGTCAACGGCCAAATGGAAATGGCATGGTGTTTCCAACAAGCTGGATTCAACTCAGTGGATGTTACTATGACAGATCTATTAGAAGGTAGATTCCATTTGGATGACTTTATCGGTCTTGCTGCATGTGGTGGGTTTTCATATGGTGATGTTCTTGGTGCTGGTGCAGGTTGGGCTAAATCTGTTTTGTATCATGAAGGTGTCCGTTCACAATTCTctaaattcttcaatgaaAGACAAGATACATTTGCTTTTGGTGCTTGTAATGGTTGTCAATTTTTGAGTAGGTTAAAAGATATCATACCGGGATGTGAAAACTGGCcaagttttgaaagaaatatcaGTGAGCAATATGAAGCTCGTGTATGTATGGTGCAAATATCtcaagaaaaggataacTCTAGCGAAGAATCCGTTTTCTTGAACGGCATGGCGGGATCTAAATTACCAATTGCTGTCGCACACGGTGAAGGTAAAGCCACCTTCTCGCAAGGCGGTGACCAGTTGGACAAATTCGAAAAAGACGGGTTATGTTGCATAAGGTACGTGGACAATTACGGTAATGTTACCGAAAGGTTCCCATTCAACCCTAACGGATCTAGTAATGGTATTGCTGGTATCAAGTCGCCAAATGGTAGAGTTCTTGCCATGATGCCTCACCCTGAGAGAGTTTGCAGATTGGAGGCCAACTCTTGGTACCCAGAAGGCAAATATGAAGAATGGGGCGGATATGGTCCATGGATTAGATTATTCAGATCTGCCAGAAGATGGGTTGGTTAA